Within Rhododendron vialii isolate Sample 1 chromosome 12a, ASM3025357v1, the genomic segment gttaattttgtatggattattggttcgtcttatCAAtggaaatctaaaaaataaataatgatCAAAACCttaataaagttcaataaagacaaaatagcGAAAAATGACAGATTTTTTCACAACACAATTAGTTcggttcataatttttaattttttcgatttctctcgtcgatatgaataaaaaattcacaaaaagggaaacaaaactCATAAATTCAAAAGGAAattgaataagtacttatttttttaaattaaaagtttattgtgagagaatgatttaTTTCATAAcgcagaaaataagtacttaaaaaatatgaattataGCGGAAAGGGGCCATATTTCCCCTAACCGAAAAGGGcctaagaattaaaaaaaatatatagcaaTTTGTATAattatttatgctttgtttggaacttaaagaaaatggaaaaaaaagaagagaaaggaaaataggataaaaagaaaagaaaaatgtactATGcacaattttagaattttctattttttctcgTCTTTCCCTTAAAACCAAAcgatggtaaaaaaaaattgagaatatcaTTTTAACGAAATTATAGTGAATACTTCCTTGAATAAGAGAATCACGACTCTTCCGTGAATAAGTTaatctcaaaaaatttctcttattttctctTACTTTGGAACCCACAAAGGGAGATATTTTTCCGTTCCGAACCGGTATATCCTACATGATATCCGTTGGACATATTCGAGCCGTTCGACACACTTTTGGGTggctcagattgaaactctctaTCTCCTCTCCCTCcaccattttctctctcatcttactccaacactttctctcttatttttctctctccaaatttgagccgttcaaacacagaatggacggctcggatgtgcgAGCAAGCATTACTTGATACCgactcggcactgaaatttttttcccacagAGGAGTAGTGATGTATAAGAAATTTCGagaagatagatagagagagagagagagagagagagagagagatttctcgTTTACTTAACAATTTTCTCCCATTGTCTTTTCTCAACTTCCAAAACAAAACCTATCCCTGCCCTTGTAACCTAATTTGTAAACAGAGCAGATCGGGGAGAGAGAGGATGGCAGGAACGGACTCAACGGAGAATCACGAGAAATTCGActacgaggaggaggaggaggacgacgacgactaTGAAGACATGAGTGATGATGTAcgctctctctatatctctatcTCTGACTAGCGGCTGGGCACATGCGATCCGATACGTGTGCAATTTGATTTAATTTAGGCAAAATCAATATAAGAGAGAACAAAAACCTGAAATATAAATGCAACTTTTTTTCAGTtcgaaaaaagagaaaaggcaTTATTATCCTTTAGGTAGTTACGAAGTCAAACAATTTTAGTTTGGGGATAACACGTGGTGTAGTAAGGAAATTTTGTGACAGTTAGAAGGGCAATGCGGGTATGGTGAAAATATGAGACAGCCTGAGAATTTTGTCCACGCAAACTTGACCAACTTGTGCTCTCCCTTTACCGATAAAATAGATAGGTAGatagattttctctctcttgattcaTCTACATAATTGCGCGTATcttgtgtgtgcgtgtgtatgCGCGTGTTTTTGCGCTTatcttgtgtgtgtgtatgcgcgtgttttggtgtttgggtttgtgtgtttTATTTCTTGTGTCGTTTTGgtgtttgtgtgttttatttCTTGTGTCGAATTGTGTCATCTTTTGTTCATTAGCTTCCTAAAGGCCAGGGCTGTTCTCTCTGTGTTTCATCCTTTAGGGTTTATTCTAACTTTTGCTTACTTCTGTGAATCTATAGAAATTTTCTCAAGGCCTTTGaaaccccaccccaccccccctccCTATTACTGCTGCTGTTTTGtgtctctttttttggtttctctttctgtttttgggGGGTTTCTGGGTAGGTTAAAATTTCATAGCCACATAACTCGAAAGCGGCAAGGATGACACATGCACCTCCTTAATACAACCAACAGGACACAAACCAAGATATAGTCTTTTGTTAGAACAGATCGAACAACCAAAACAAGGAGTAGCATCAACAGCTCCAACTAAACTTTACACATCTCCCAGGCAGACAAAACGAAAGCACGAAACTCAAAACACTCTGTTAGAGATTCCCTAATCCGCACACAGATTGGTTCGCGTAATTGATGATTTTGAGGCGGCAAGACAAGGGAGGGGAGCGGAGGGGTTAACTTCTCAAGGATTTTACTTGAGAACACTCTTTCATTGATTTCTTCAATTAGAGAACAACTGAAACCGCGTTTTCCTGATCATTAAAAGTAATTGATAGCGAACTAGATCAGAGCCTATTGAAGCAATTGTTGAGCTGAACTTATTGTGgtgttgccaaaaaaaaaaaacaggaggACATGGCAGCATCGTATAATATACTTTCTGAAGCCAATGAAAGTCTTAAGAGGGCGAATGAAAACATGGAAAGGCATTTAGCGGCAGAGAAAGTGGTTGTGAAGCTCAAGGAACATATTGCCTTGCAAGACGAGATGATTGCAAGGATCAAAAAAGAGATTGCTGTGGTTGTGGAACAGACTGCTTGCAGCAAGAAACGGACTGCTTGGTGCATGGAACAGATTGCAAAGCGTAACCAAGATATTGCAAGGCGTGACAAACGGATTGCAGAGTTTAGGGAACAGCTCAAAAGAAAGATAATCAGAGTTACGTTGGAATCTTCAGGTAAGGTATTTTCTTTCTTAGATTATTTCTGAAGCTTGTGTAGGTCTCTTCGTGTGTTTAGGGTTGAAACAAAAATGCAAGGACCAGAAATGCTCAATCAAACAATTATGAAACTTTGCTGGAAAAAAGTACATATTTCGGATCATAAACTTACTTCATCATGCATTACTGTGTTGAAGTTTCATACGCCTGTGATCAGGGTCTTGACATGATTGGTCATATTATGTTGCTACAAAGACGGATCTAGGATTTCAGTTTTGGGGTACTGAACTCTTATGATGCGGAGGTGCAAACTCTCACAATTTCACGGTTATCTTAAATTTAGTTAGTGCACATGAAGGTTTTTCGGAATTTTGGTGCTTGATGTGTGTTTTATTTCCGTTTCATTTCTTTGGGTGATATTCTAATTCAGATGGTGGTTCCCTCTTTGAAGGAGGGAAAGAAGATAATTCCACATATCAACTCACCTAAGCAATTTCGTGGTTATCTTAAATTGAGTTAGTTCACCTGAAGGTTTTTCAGAATTTTGGTGCTTGATGTGTGTTTTATTTCCGTTTCATTTCTTTGGGTGGATTTTCTAATTCAGATCGATGGTGGTCGCTCTATTATTTATGATTTTGACATAAAGATAGATAATTAGATACATGAAATTTGAAGAGTGGGTTGGCGTCACAAGTTTTAGAAATAAAAACATTAGTCTTCAAAATGACAATATAATTCAacaaagtactttttttttgataacaaaTTTGACGAATGTgttgaagttgctcttagaatAAGTTGAATAACCATTGATTAACCGATGGACTGCAATTTATGTCATTCAACTTTACTAATCTGgctccttttgtttttgtctggTTGCAGGCATGAAGTGATGTGGATTCGTGGAACACGTTCTGGTGGCGTGATCCTGGATGCAGCttttatctatatatattttttccatttttttctcataCAATGTAGGAAGGTTTGAATATGATGTTTGCTGGTTTTTATGGCCTTGTTATAGAACACGAGGGTGGCCcatcaatttatttatttatttatttattaattattattattattattattattattattatttttaaattttttttttatagaaataacaatCATGTTTTGTGCCTTGGGAGTATTTCTTTCATGCTCAAATCCCTTGTTTTATGGAGTATTACAGAATGTCCGAACTATATTATGCACAACTTACCTAATCCTAGAGCGTTGAAATCAACAACCAAGGCTGGCCCGGGAGTTATTGTATTGGCTTGTGAATCGATTGTGCGAGTTTGGAAGAATAAATCCCATGTTGCCATGCTCTCATTTGATCAACCCCTTAGGATTTCAAACTAAAATTCCTAATGTGTAATCCTAAGGTTATATATGCTTTACGATAGCAGTGTTTGGGATCTTAGTTAAGGGAAAGATTGGGCAAGGAAAAGAGAGGGAAATTAATAGATGTTTACCTATAGAGGAATGAATATGTGCAAGCAATTGCATTCAGTACAGAAATATTAATAGGTGTGTTGCGTATCGGTCTTTTCATTCCCTTTCAGAGGGGTGAAAGTCTGTAAAGTAATAAATGCCTGTAAAGTAAAGTCTTGTAATAGTATAGTCAAATAAACGTAGTAAATGCCCAGTAACAAAAGTCTTAGATGATGTACTATGTAGTAGAAAAATGGATGGGCACCAATTATGTAAACTCTATTTAAGCCTCCTTACTccgtctataaaaggagagcttcacctttgtaaaaattaagttaatgaaagccagtgtcttcctaatatatcctgtgtcttgtattctctctacgatcctaacctacttagtgtttgtacacGAAGTTGCAAATCAATTTTTCTTTCTCCGGGCTTATCCCTTGATTTTATGGGTTGAGCTACCTTTGTTGACTTAAGAGACATTTGCAAGTGAAAATGCATTCAATATATCACACAGTTCTTGTTGTCTAATATCATAGGAATTGAAGTAAAGTAAAATCATTAATTGAGTGTGTTTAAAAGTACGCGGGGCAGGGCCCACAAGCTTTAATGTGGTTCCGCCAGTGTTTTGGAGCCCTCAAGTGAAAGACCTTGCCATTAACAAAACATTTTAGATCCACACATCACTATGGCATAACAGGTATTAGCCATTAATGGGTTATACGAGTCGATTAATTGCGTGGCTTATTTTGGTGTacgcacaaagtggctgctcctATACGTGAACACCCAACCGCATTACCATAGCATCTATATCTAGATTTCATTATGTAACTTATGTCAtgcaatcaaaaaaaatactagtcaCCTAAAGCGAGTGATGGCATATCGCAGACATTGTTTTCTATAGGTCTAACGCACTAAAAACTTCCTTGCCTTTGTATTCGTCGTCGTCGACATATGGTTCCAGGTTGAAGTCatcttcaaaaagaaaaggtgCAGCTTCGCGTTTTGTTTGAGGCTTTCTATCATTGATCTCTATAGCTGAGATAATCTTTTCATTGATGCAGTCTTCAACGATTCTTCCTCCGATTTCTTGAGGCTGTAACCCAAGAAGAGAAAGGCATTCTCCTTGGAAGAGCGAGTCATTAGAAGACAAGACCAGACCCGCAATTGTTCTTGCAAGATCAGGGGCATAACTGCATATCTGAGAATCAGGACAGAACATGTGAGCCTACACAGTATGGATAGAATTCAGTACTCATTGCAACTTCGACACGGCCCAATTGTAACTTAAGCTGCGTTTGTATCGTGAATTCGAGCGATAGTATATCATTTGACCATGAAGAAATGAATTTTATGTTTCATTTCCTTATCAAAGTCCTTCCATAATCCAAGACACGGCCCAATGATATCATGTTTCATTTCCTTATCAAAGTCCTCCTTCCATAATAATAGCCTTAGTGTATAAGGGAAAGGATGCCaagatccaaatccaaatcccatTAACTTTgaggtttctttctttctttctttcttgattgagagagagagagagagagagagagagagagagagagaccttgatAGCATGTGAACTGAGAAGAGCTCCTGTGTTTCTATCCTTCAAATCATTCAATGCAAGCTTAACAGCCTTTCGCGTAATTGTTCGTTCAAGACGAGTCTTGTGCAGGGTTGATGGCAGCATGACCTTAGCAGCACGTTAAGGGATAGACAAAATGTGTGCCAAAGGGTAGACTAACTAGAAAATAACAAGAACTAGGATGTAAGGACATGACGCAAACTCTCATGTAATATCAAAagaagatgctaaagaaatGATAACAAATATGCGATGGATATTCCTTATGATAACAGTGGAGGACAAGATCAACATGGGTATTTGCCGGCAAGTTCTCCCATTCTAGGAATATGTAGCCATCTTGATCCGCAATGCTCCTCAAAGACAACCCATAATTTTTCCAGTCAATGCTTGTCAATCCGTTCAGAGCTGATTGGGAAATTGAACAAGGTGAGAAGTCCTTGAAATATAAAACCTGGAAAGAGTGTTTTGGATCATCAGAAAGTTAGCATTATAAACCAGGCAGACATAACTTGATTGGATTCATAAAGTAAATAAAACCCAGGCACAAACGCAAATGATACGCGTatcttcctttctctctttccctttcccttaCTCCATTTATAATTGAAACATGTTGGGGGAAAAAAAGCAACACAAGGAGTGATCATAATAGTTATTTGCAGAGGAACAGATACGAGAAGAACGCATGCCCTCACGTAGGATTCCAGCATGGATAGCTTTTATTGCCTGTATTGGTATAAACGCAAGTACATAAATGGCATAAATGTTAGTACAGTTCTATGTAATGTGATGTAATTTGATTCTCAGGTAAGTTTTTCT encodes:
- the LOC131310245 gene encoding uncharacterized protein LOC131310245 isoform X1, with protein sequence MAGTDSTENHEKFDYEEEEEDDDDYEDMSDDEDMAASYNILSEANESLKRANENMERHLAAEKVVVKLKEHIALQDEMIARIKKEIAVVVEQTACSKKRTAWCMEQIAKRNQDIARRDKRIAEFREQLKRKIIRVTLESSVMWIRGTRSGGVILDAAFIYIYFFHFFLIQCRKV
- the LOC131310245 gene encoding uncharacterized protein LOC131310245 isoform X2, producing MAGTDSTENHEKFDYEEEEEDDDDYEDMSDDEDMAASYNILSEANESLKRANENMERHLAAEKVVVKLKEHIALQDEMIARIKKEIAVVVEQTACSKKRTAWCMEQIAKRNQDIARRDKRIAEFREQLKRKIIRVTLESSGMK
- the LOC131310245 gene encoding uncharacterized protein LOC131310245 isoform X3 — encoded protein: MAGTDSTENHEKFDYEEEEEDDDDYEDMSDDEDMAASYNILSEANESLKRANENMERHLAAEKVVVKLKEHIALQDEMIARIKKEIAVVVEQTACSKKRTAWCMEQIAKRNQDIARRDKRIAEFREQLKRKIIRVTLESSGS